From a region of the Triticum aestivum cultivar Chinese Spring chromosome 7D, IWGSC CS RefSeq v2.1, whole genome shotgun sequence genome:
- the LOC123166243 gene encoding uncharacterized protein, whose amino-acid sequence MESGSDDGSNSSSSSCPPGIAALRSGRTVAGGKNKSAPSRRQRVTTDLSIYSDLSCRRAPAPPRLQGVLQKDSAKELGQAWAKFFHANGIPGEKADCLHFQEAMKLTQQLGSVVQDVPTGSEIDGPCLQSEYDELMERVAEWKGWWGLYGVTVMCDSWIGPTGTTIVNFMISCDRRMYFHKSVDATGSMQSIPYLYELIRKVVVEEIGQGFVVQIVTQNGSNFKEACGQLIKEYPHIVWQPCAAHTVNLMLMEIGNIPKVDAVLSSAKRICRFFYSYSEPLHAQMKTKIGGELIPPNAARFGTDFMCLQSYWDNKDKLRQWMISNEWEDGPWSREADYDYTYDCLISWSWWEDVKWVLDRIRPLYAVLQHADSPKTRSISGFMPRMIAARDELQSLFQEGSEDLNDFMDVVDRRVVDLYDGTLMIAAGVLDPEAHYKHDLASNPDYMQAFTMAIEKVADSPANAVAALDQFETFRSSSGRFDKDIARRCASTLDPASWWSYFGGEVKLLQGYAIRIVSRCMSSSRCERNWSTYALMHAQATNQLASEKLHKLVYVRYNLNLRFEQSKIDKEEKDGKGKKELDPCRLMMDVALYDKENPIMDWLKTPGSASLTTLDEKDECDLPTPSRAVIGMICKGKSSEDVLDKPIGVLELKKNCILSSRKQKRKRGKMATDNNGSLHGMSTRKKMKDLSSLH is encoded by the exons ATGGAGTCGGGCTCTGATGACgggagcaacagcagcagcagcagctgtccCCCCGGCATCGCGGCCTTGCGCTCAG GTCGTACTGTTGCTGGTGGAAAGAACAAGTCTGCACCAAGTCGTAGGCAGAGAGTGACTACTGATTTAAGCATATATTCAGACCTTTCCTGCCGCAGGGCACCCGCCCCACCTCGGCTCCAGGGGGTTCTCCAAAAGGATTCAGCTAAGGAGCTTGGACAGGCTTGGGCCAAGTTTTTCCATGCCAATGGGATTCCTGGGGAGAAAGCCGACTGCCTGCATTTCCAAGAGGCCATGAAATTGACGCAACAACTTGGTTCGGTGGTTCAGGACGTTCCTACAGGTTCAGAAATTGATGGGCCATGCCTGCAGTCCGAGTATGACGAATTGATGGAGCGTGTGGCCGAATGGAAAGGTTGGTGGGGTCTGTATGGGGTTACTGTGATGTGTGACTCATGGATAGGACCTACTGGGACAACCATCGTAAACTTCATGATCTCCTGCGATAGGCGCATGTACTTTCACAAGTCTGTTGATGCCACCGGAAGCATGCAGAGTATCCCGTATCTCTATGAATTGATTAGgaaggtggttgtggaggagaTTGGGCAAGGCTTCGTAGTTCAAATTGTGACACAGAATGGATCAAACTTCAAGGAAGCGTGCGGGCAACTCATCAAGGAGTATCCGCACATTGTTTGGCAGCCATGTGCAGCTCATACTGTTAATCTCATGCTGATGGAAATTGGAAATATCCCCAAGGTTGATGCGGTGCTCTCCAGTGCCAAGCGGATATGTAGGTTTTTCTACAGTTATTCTGAACCTCTGCACGCTCAAATGAAAACCAAGATTGGTGGAGAGTTGATCCCACCCAATGCCGCAAGGTTCGGAACTGACTTTATGTGCCTACAAAGTTACTGGGATAATAAAGACAAGCTCAGGCAGTGGATGATCTCGAATGAGTGGGAAGATGGCCCTTGGAGTAGGGAGGCAGATTATGATTACACATATGACTGCTTGATAAGCTGGTCCTGGTGGGAAGATGTGAAATGGGTACTAGATAGAATCCGACCACTTTATGCTGTACTTCAGCACGCGGATTCACCTAAGACTAGGTCAATTTCTGGATTTATGCCTAGAATGATTGCTGCTAGGGATGAATTACAATCTCTTTTCCAGGAGGGGTCAGAAGATTTGAACGATTTCATGGATGTGGTTGACAGGAGGGTTGTAGATCTATATGATGGCACTCTTATGATTGCAG CTGGTGTGCTTGATCCTGAAGCCCACTACAAGCATGATCTTGCAAGCAATCCAGATTACATGCAAGCATTCACGATGGCAATTGAGAAGGTTGCAGACTCACCTGCAAATGCAGTGGCGGCACTGGACCAGTTCGAAACTTTCCGTTCTTCTAGCGGGAGGTTTGACAAAGATATTGCTCGACGTTGTGCTAGCACATTGGACCCAGCTTCTTGGTGGTCATATTTTGGAGGAGAAGTAAAACTCCTTCAGGGCTATGCGATTCGAATTGTGTCCCGATGTATGTCCTCTAGCAGGTGCGAGCGAAACTGGAGCACATATGCATTGATGCATGCACAAGCGACAAATCAGCTTGCTTCTGAAAAGCTTCACAAGTTGGTCTATGTCCGATACAATCTTAACCTGCGGTTCGAACAATCTAAAATAGATAAGGAAGAAAAGGATGGGAAGGGGAAAAAAGAGCTCGATCCTTGCAGATTGATGATGGATGTTGCACTATATGATAAAGAAAACCCTATCATGGATTGGCTGAAAACCCCCGGAAGTGCATCCTTGACTACACTGGACGAAAAAGATGAATGTGATCTCCCTACACCATCTAGGGCTGTGATTGGTATGATATGCAAAGGGAAATCGAGTGAGGATGTCCTTGACAAGCCAATCGGGGTTTTGGAATTGAAGAAGAACTGCATCCTCTCCAGCAGGAAGCAAAAGAGGAAAAGGGGGAAGATGGCTACTGATAATAATGGTTCGTTGCACGGAATGTCTACTAGGAAAAAGATGAAGGATCTCTCCAGCCTCCACTAG
- the LOC123168038 gene encoding uncharacterized protein, which translates to MANGDRLAGAPSPPPMPPPMPPSLSRPPNRPPSENHLAISVPLLSLAGSGADADVPLARWLRRLEAFLAVSGLSASTPLGVAFAASALAVVGVALPAVAVSLSPCRKHERVCDDFEVEMFEVCVMMSQAAAAAVAVACVSRKMSMYGLRKFLFVDPELGMRIRFQKEYVVRIQDFFRTLMWWILPCLAVKVTREMFRFSHMFHQSIWRSCIVLFASIMSWVYLTTIVLSSCMLFNLVCNLQVIHFDDYGKVLEQDADPLVYLKEHLQLRHNLSKISHRFRMFLLLLFFSVTASQFAILYKTTAYNGPINFTNGGDIAVSSVVQVVGLVLCLHGAAKISHRAQNIAAIASRWHALATCSSDSTYVSTPNDSGNLVPFPAHMFLRDYSESDLESMESGSMQGNSHNTAQLASYMSSYHKRESLVLYLLTNPGGITLYGWIVDRTFLNTILMLELTLVLFVLSKTVVIPAKTLVNSYMSFP; encoded by the exons ATGGCCAACGGCGACCGCCTCGCCGGAGCACCGTCCCCGCCGCCCATGCCGCCGCCCATGCCCCCGTCACTAAGCAGGCCGCCGAATCGGCCACCGTCGGAGAACCACTTGGCGATCTCCGTGCCGCTGCTCTCGCTCGCCGGCTCCGGCGCCGACGCAGACGTGCCGCTGGCGCGGTGGCTCCGGCGGCTCGAGGCGTTCCTCGCGGTGTCGGGCCTCTCTGCCTCGACCCCTCTCGGCGTGGCCTTCGCGGCGTCCGCGCTGGCGGTGGTGGGCGTCGCGCTGCCCGCGGTGGCCGTGAGCCTCTCCCCGTGCCGCAAGCACGAGCGGGTCTGCGACGACTTCGAGGTTGAGATGTTCGAGGTGTGCGTCATGATGTCGCAGGCGGCGGCcgcagccgtcgccgtcgcctgcgtGTCGAGGAAGATGTCCATGTACGGCCTCCGCAAGTTCCTCTTCGTTGACCCGGAGCTTGGCATGCGGATCCGCTTCCAGAAGGAGTACGTCGTCAGGATCCAG GACTTCTTCCGAACACTTATGTGGTGGATATTGCCATGCCTTGCTGTGAAGGTCACCCGAGAGATGTTCCGCTTTTCCCACATGTTCCATCAGTCAATTTGGAGGTCATGCATTGTGCTATTTGCTTCCATCATGTCATGGGTGTATTTGACCACAATTGTGTTGTCTTCCTGCATGCTTTTCAACTTGGTTTGCAATCTACAAGTTATACACTTTGATGATTACGGCAAAGTTCTGGAGCAAGACGCGGATCCTCTAGTCTATTTGAAAGAGCACCTGCAGCTCCGCCATAATCTCTCCAAAATCAGTCACAGGTTCCGCATGTTTCTTTTGCTGCTCTTCTTTTCCGTTACAGCAAGTCAGTTCGCCATTCTTTACAAGACAACAGCATACAACGGGCCAATCAATTTCACCAATGGTGGTGATATAGCT GTATCTTCAGTTGTTCAAGTTGTAGGCCTTGTCCTTTGTTTACATGGAGCTGCTAAAATTTCTCACAGAGCTCAAAACATTGCCGCAATAGCTAGTCGATGGCATGCTTTAGCGACATGCTCGAGTGATTCTACATATGTGAGCACCCCAAATGATTCTGGGAACCTTGTGCCCTTTCCAGCGCATATGTTTCTGAGAGATTACTCGGAAAGTGACTTGGAGTCTATGGAAAGTGGCTCAATGCAAGGCAATTCTCATAACACAGCTCAATTGGCATCTTATATGTCTTCATACCACAAGAGAGAATCGCTTG TGCTCTATCTGCTAACCAACCCTGGGGGCATCACACTATACGGTTGGATTGTCGACCGGACATTCCTCAACACGATCCTGATGCTCGAGCTAACCCTTGTGCTGTTCGTGCTCAGCAAGACTGTTGTGATCCCAGCAAAAACGTTAGTCAACAGTTACATGAGTTTCCCATGA